From a single Thermus hydrothermalis genomic region:
- a CDS encoding YqhA family protein, producing MRLETFAHLIRWVMLLPVAGLLLGAFYFAWNAFTEALKALSHPLEEALPALVGAVDLALLAAVFLLFSLGLFELFIRPLELPMGNILAVESLSDLKAKLGQVIVMILVVKFFEKALGFKPNSALDFLLFAGGVALLAGALWLAKAKE from the coding sequence ATGCGCCTGGAAACCTTCGCCCACCTCATCCGCTGGGTCATGCTCCTGCCGGTGGCGGGGCTTCTCCTGGGGGCCTTCTACTTTGCCTGGAACGCTTTTACCGAAGCCCTAAAGGCCCTCTCCCACCCCCTCGAGGAGGCCCTTCCCGCCCTGGTGGGGGCGGTGGACCTGGCCCTTTTGGCCGCCGTCTTCCTCCTCTTCTCCCTGGGCCTTTTTGAGCTCTTCATCCGCCCCCTGGAGCTCCCCATGGGGAACATCCTGGCGGTGGAAAGCCTTTCGGACCTAAAGGCCAAGCTGGGCCAGGTCATCGTCATGATCCTGGTGGTGAAGTTCTTTGAGAAGGCGCTGGGCTTCAAGCCCAATAGCGCCCTGGACTTCCTCCTCTTCGCCGGAGGCGTGGCCCTCCTGGCGGGGGCGCTTTGGCTCGCCAAGGCCAAGGAGTAG